One window of the Shewanella litorisediminis genome contains the following:
- the yajC gene encoding preprotein translocase subunit YajC → MFISNAYANAAGAAPQGGGTMELVIMLGLFGLIFYFMIFRPQSKRVKEHKALMSSLSKGDEVLTSGGILGKIAKITDDSDYVLLALNDSTNITIKKDYIAAVLPKGSIQSL, encoded by the coding sequence ATGTTTATTTCTAACGCGTATGCCAATGCAGCCGGTGCAGCACCTCAGGGTGGCGGTACCATGGAACTTGTGATCATGCTGGGCCTGTTTGGCCTGATCTTCTACTTTATGATCTTCCGTCCTCAGTCCAAGCGCGTCAAAGAGCACAAGGCTCTGATGTCTTCCCTGTCCAAGGGTGATGAAGTACTCACCAGCGGTGGCATCCTCGGTAAAATCGCCAAGATTACCGACGACAGCGACTACGTACTGCTGGCGCTGAACGACAGCACCAACATCACCATCAAAAAGGACTACATCGCAGCGGTATTGCCAAAAGGCTCTATCCA